A single genomic interval of Bacillus smithii harbors:
- a CDS encoding FAD-binding oxidoreductase — translation MVLKDELLGIIPDEARVSANETVLDHHSKGFSYHTPVLPDAVVFPKTEEEVVKIVHFAKERSIPIVPFGVGTSLEGHVIPVKGGISIDFSLMNRIVELRPEDFIVKVEPGVTRIQLNKHLKKYGLFFPVDPGADATIGGMTATNASGTNAVRYGAMKQNVLGLRCVLADGRVIPMGGETVKSSAGLHLADLMIGSEGTLGIFTEITLKLYGIPEAIVAAKVVFPNLKAAGGAATAVLQGGIPIGRIELVDSRTIEAINLYKGTDFMVHPTLFLEFAGSREMVQHDIQMTREIMEDNGCLSFEFEEDSIKRAQLWEARHQAAVAITSKYPGKLHVSTDVCVPISKLTGALEKARQLAEAYHLDAAILGHVGDGNFHTSLAIDPNDQDEVGRFQKMNEALVDYALQQGGTCTGEHGIGIGKKKYLLKEHPEGLDVMRTIKKALDPEGILNPGKIY, via the coding sequence TTGGTGTTAAAGGATGAGTTGCTTGGCATCATTCCTGATGAAGCGCGGGTAAGCGCAAATGAAACCGTTTTAGATCACCATAGCAAAGGGTTTTCTTACCATACACCCGTTTTGCCGGATGCGGTGGTATTTCCGAAAACGGAAGAAGAAGTCGTCAAAATCGTCCATTTTGCTAAAGAACGCAGCATACCGATTGTACCGTTTGGAGTGGGCACTAGTTTGGAAGGGCACGTCATTCCGGTGAAGGGCGGAATCAGCATCGATTTTTCCTTGATGAACCGGATTGTGGAGCTGCGCCCGGAAGATTTTATCGTCAAAGTGGAACCGGGTGTCACGAGAATCCAATTAAACAAGCACTTAAAAAAATACGGCCTTTTTTTTCCAGTGGATCCAGGGGCAGACGCAACGATCGGCGGGATGACGGCAACGAATGCGAGCGGAACAAACGCAGTCCGCTACGGAGCAATGAAGCAAAATGTGCTTGGACTGCGTTGTGTCCTTGCTGACGGACGAGTGATTCCTATGGGAGGAGAAACGGTCAAATCATCAGCAGGTCTGCATTTGGCGGACTTGATGATTGGTTCGGAAGGGACGCTCGGAATTTTTACCGAAATTACACTAAAACTTTATGGTATTCCTGAAGCAATTGTGGCTGCCAAAGTCGTGTTTCCAAATTTGAAAGCGGCAGGGGGAGCTGCTACCGCTGTTTTGCAAGGAGGCATACCGATCGGAAGAATAGAGCTTGTGGATTCTCGGACGATAGAAGCGATTAATCTTTATAAAGGAACCGATTTTATGGTGCATCCGACATTATTTTTAGAGTTTGCCGGAAGCCGGGAAATGGTTCAGCATGATATCCAAATGACGAGAGAGATCATGGAAGACAACGGATGCCTTTCCTTCGAATTTGAAGAAGATTCCATCAAACGAGCTCAATTGTGGGAAGCAAGGCATCAAGCGGCTGTTGCGATTACAAGCAAATACCCCGGGAAGCTTCACGTTTCTACGGATGTTTGCGTTCCTATTTCCAAGCTGACAGGTGCATTGGAAAAGGCTAGGCAATTGGCGGAAGCCTATCATTTGGACGCCGCCATCCTTGGTCATGTAGGGGATGGCAATTTTCATACGTCGCTTGCGATCGATCCGAATGACCAAGATGAAGTGGGCCGTTTCCAAAAGATGAATGAGGCGCTTGTGGATTATGCCCTTCAACAAGGGGGCACATGTACAGGAGAACATGGAATTGGGATCGGGAAAAAGAAATATTTGCTGAAAGAGCATCCGGAAGGACTCGATGTGATGCGCACCATTAAAAAAGCGCTTGATCCAGAAGGAATTTTGAATCCAGGAAAAATCTATTAA
- the glyA gene encoding serine hydroxymethyltransferase, whose protein sequence is MGKLAEQDQAVYEAIQKELNRQRAKIELIASENFVSQAVMEAQGSVLTNKYAEGYPGKRYYGGCEYVDIVENIARERAKEIFGAEHVNVQPHSGAQANMAVYFSVLEHGDTVLGMNLSHGGHLTHGSPVNFSGVQYQFVEYGVDKETHRIDYEDVRNKALKHKPKLIVAGASAYPRIIDFAKFREIADEVGAYLMVDMAHIAGLVAAGLHPNPVPYAHFVTTTTHKTLRGPRGGMILCKEEFAKKIDKAIFPGIQGGPLMHVIAAKAVALGEVMQDSFKVYAQNIIDNAKRLAEGLQKEGLKLVSDGTDNHLLLVDVRSLGLTGKEAEKVLDDIGITVNKNTIPYDPESPFVTSGIRIGTAAVTTRGFGLAEMDEVASIIGFALKNRDNEAKLNEAKARVAALTEKFPLYEGASVR, encoded by the coding sequence GTGATGGAGGCACAAGGATCCGTATTAACGAATAAATATGCAGAAGGTTATCCGGGGAAACGTTATTATGGCGGCTGCGAATATGTCGATATTGTAGAAAACATCGCACGCGAACGGGCAAAGGAAATCTTTGGAGCAGAGCACGTTAATGTTCAACCGCATTCCGGGGCTCAAGCAAATATGGCGGTTTATTTCAGTGTTTTGGAACATGGCGATACGGTTCTAGGGATGAATTTATCCCACGGCGGCCATTTAACACATGGAAGTCCGGTAAACTTTAGCGGTGTGCAATATCAATTCGTGGAATATGGCGTGGACAAAGAAACGCATCGAATTGACTACGAAGATGTTCGGAACAAAGCATTGAAACACAAACCAAAGCTTATTGTGGCCGGTGCCAGCGCCTACCCGCGTATCATTGATTTTGCAAAATTCCGGGAAATTGCTGATGAAGTTGGCGCATATTTAATGGTGGACATGGCTCATATCGCTGGTCTTGTAGCAGCTGGTTTACACCCAAATCCGGTTCCGTATGCTCATTTTGTGACCACCACTACGCATAAAACGTTGCGGGGGCCGCGTGGTGGAATGATTTTGTGCAAAGAAGAGTTTGCCAAGAAGATCGATAAAGCCATTTTCCCTGGCATTCAAGGCGGTCCGCTCATGCATGTGATTGCAGCGAAAGCGGTGGCTCTTGGGGAAGTCATGCAAGATTCTTTCAAAGTGTATGCACAAAATATCATTGATAATGCAAAACGGCTGGCGGAAGGGCTGCAAAAAGAAGGATTGAAATTAGTTTCAGACGGTACGGATAATCATTTGCTTCTTGTTGATGTCCGTTCATTAGGGCTGACAGGAAAAGAAGCAGAAAAAGTGTTAGATGATATCGGCATTACTGTCAATAAAAATACGATTCCGTATGATCCGGAAAGCCCGTTTGTGACAAGCGGCATTCGAATTGGAACGGCTGCGGTCACTACTCGTGGATTTGGTTTGGCGGAAATGGATGAAGTGGCGTCCATTATTGGCTTCGCTCTGAAAAATCGCGATAACGAAGCGAAATTGAACGAGGCAAAAGCAAGAGTGGCTGCGTTGACAGAAAAATTCCCGCTTTACGAAGGGGCTTCTGTACGCTAA